Proteins co-encoded in one Stomoxys calcitrans chromosome 5, idStoCalc2.1, whole genome shotgun sequence genomic window:
- the LOC106089277 gene encoding larval cuticle protein 2, which produces MFKFVILFAFVSCALAAGDDVHAEIKELKSDVRHDGFNYLLDTSNSIHQEAAGDEHGNIHGSYEYVSPEGEHIKVSYVADENGYQPVSDLLPTPPPVPEAILKAIEYIKAHPSKEESHH; this is translated from the exons atgttcaaattc GTCATTCTTTTTGCTTTTGTAAGCTGCGCTCTTGCCGCTGGCGATGATGTCCATGCCGAAATCAAGGAATTAAAATCTGATGTTCGTCATGACGGCTTCAACTATCTCTTGGATACCAGCAACAGCATTCATCAGGAAGCTGCCGGTGATGAGCATGGCAATATTCATGGCTCCTATGAATATGTCTCTCCTGAGGGTGAACATATCAAGGTCAGCTATGTAGCCGATGAAAATGGCTACCAACCCGTCAGCGATCTCTTGCCTACTCCTCCACCAGTCCCAGAAGCCATCCTTAAGGCCATTGAATACATCAAAGCCCATCCATCCAAGGAAGAATCTCACCATTAA
- the LOC106089278 gene encoding larval cuticle protein 2-like, with the protein MYKFIVFASIIACAFAAVAHSGDDHHAEIVNLKSDVREDGFDYALETSNTIHQQASGDVHGNIHGSYEYVSPEGEHIKVSYVADENGYHPESAVLPTPPPVPAAILKAIEYIRAHPPKEVHGQH; encoded by the exons atgtacaaattt ATCGTCTTTGCATCTATCATTGCTTGCGCCTTTGCCGCTGTTGCTCATTCGGGCGATGATCATCATGCGGAAATTGTTAATCTAAAATCCGATGTACGTGAGGATGGTTTCGATTATGCCTTGGAAACCTCCAACACCATACATCAACAAGCTTCGGGTGATGTGCATGGCAACATCCATGGCTCCTATGAATATGTCTCACCTGAAGGAGAACACATCAAGGTTAGCTATGTTGCCGATGAGAATGGTTATCATCCTGAGAGTGCTGTATTACCTACACCACCACCTGTACCAGCTGCCATCTTGAAGGCCATTGAATATATTCGGGCTCATCCTCCCAAAGAAGTTCATGGTCAACATTAA
- the LOC106089279 gene encoding larval cuticle protein 2-like, which translates to MFKFVAFLACVAYVAAAAAGGDDVHAEVKDFKSDVRPDGFDYLLDTSNTIHQQASGDDHGNIHGSYEYDSPEGEHIKVSYVADENGYQPDSALLPTPPPVPEAILKAIEYIKAHPPKEEH; encoded by the exons atgttcaaattt GTTGCTTTCCTAGCCTGTGTGGCTTAtgtggctgctgctgctgctggcggTGATGATGTTCACGCTGAAGTCAAGGATTTCAAATCTGATGTCCGTCCCGATGGTTTCGATTATCTCTTGGATacctccaataccattcatcaACAAGCCTCCGGtgatgatcatggcaatattcaTGGCAGCTATGAATATGACTCTCCCGAAGGTGAACACATCAAGGTGAGCTATGTGGCCGATGAAAATGGTTATCAACCCGATAGTGCCTTGTTGCCCACTCCCCCACCAGTGCCAGAAGCCATTCTTAAGGCCATTGAATACATTAAGGCTCATCCACCAAAGGAAGAACATTAG
- the LOC106089285 gene encoding larval cuticle protein 4-like: MFKYILIVALIAGAVLAEDAEILKFNSDVNEHGFQYEYETSNHIHAQASGDEHTVKGDFEWESPEGEHIKVNYVADDDGYHPQSDVLPTPPPIPEAIAKALQYIQSHSR, from the exons atgttcaaatac ATCCTTATTGTCGCTTTGATTGCCGGCGCTGTTCTAGCCGAAGATGCTGagattttaaaattcaattcgGATGTCAATGAACATGGTTTCCAATATGAATATGAGACCTCCAATCATATTCATGCTCAAGCTTCCGGTGATGAGCATACCGTCAAAGGAGACTTCGAATGGGAATCCCCAGAGGGTGAACACATCAAGGTTAACTATGTAGCCGATGATGATGGTTACCATCCACAAAGTGATGTTTTGCCCACTCCCCCACCAATTCCAGAGGCCATCGCTAAGGCTCTTCAATATATCCAATCCCATAGCCGTTAA
- the LOC106089280 gene encoding larval cuticle protein 2-like, producing the protein MFKFIVFASFLAYAFAAIGHSSVGDEYHAEIVHLKSDVRKDGYDFALETSNGIHEQASGDGYGNVHGSYEYVSPEGEHVKVSYVGDEYGYHPEGDVLPTPPPVPEAILRAIEYIRTHPPKEVSKFH; encoded by the exons ATGTTCAAATTC ATCGTCTTTGCCTCTTTCTTGGCTTATGCCTTCGCTGCCATAGGCCACTCTTCCGTCGGCGATGAATATCATGCCGAAATTGTCCATTTGAAATCGGATGTACGCAAAGATGGCTATGACTTCGCTTTGGAGACCTCCAATGGCATTCACGAGCAGGCTTCAGGTGATGGCTATGGCAACGTGCATGGTTCTTATGAATATGTCTCACCCGAAGGTGAACACGTCAAGGTTAGCTATGTTGGCGATGAGTATGGTTATCATCCTGAAGGTGATGTCTTGCCTACTCCCCCTCCAGTTCCAGAAGCCATATTGAGAGCAATTGAATACATTCGTACCCATCCTCCAAAGGAAGTAAGCAAGTTCCATTAG
- the LOC106089283 gene encoding larval cuticle protein 4-like, whose product MLKYFLLLAVISCAAVAEDAETLKYNSDVNEHGFQYDFETSNHIHAQASGDDHGAVKGDFEWHSPEGEHIHINYVADDNGYQPQSDILPTPPPIPEAIAKAIQYIQAHGGHA is encoded by the exons ATGTTGAAATac TTCCTGCTCTTAGCTGTAATCTCCTGCGCCGCTGTTGCTGAGGATGCCGAAACCTTAAAATACAATTCCGATGTCAATGAACATGGCTTCCAATACGATTTTGAGACCAGCAATCACATTCATGCCCAAGCTTCTGGTGATGATCATGGTGCCGTTAAAGGCGATTTTGAATGGCACTCTCCTGAAGGTGAACATATTCACATCAACTATGTAGCCGACGATAATGGTTATCAACCTCAGAGTGATATTCTGCCCACTCCTCCACCAATTCCAGAGGCCATTGCCAAGGCCATTCAGTATATTCAAGCTCATGGTGGTCATGCTTAA